GCGAGGCGAGACGCCAATGACCTCGGCAATCTGCGCGACGCTTAGTGTGTCCTCCAAATGATCTTCCATCATCTGAAGCGCTTCCTGGATCACTTCGTCTCCCTGCGACATGCGTTGAAACCTGAGATGTTCACCTGTGCCACAAGAAGCTTCACTTTCGCTGAGCCCAAGGTCACGGGACAGCGCCATGGCGGCTATTTCGCCGTCGCGGGATCCGACCAACTCCACCATCATGCGCATAGCAGCCGCAGGTCCCGTGGCGCTGCTCAGGGACTTGTGGTGGCATGTCGACCCTGGATGCATCTCAATTGAGCAATTCATCTCCGATACACCGGTTTGAAAAGCCGAGTGTACCGCAAGACGTTTTGCTCCCAAAACGCCGGCGGCCAAGGGCACAAAGACAGCGGAACCCACGACGCATACGCGCAAGGCGCTTCGGATCGCAGATCGCAAAATGCGTAACTGTTCGGCGTTGGGCGTCCACGCTTGATCAGACCCGCCGATGAGAACCAGAGTTTGATCCGGCCCACAGATCGGACTGCCATTTCCCGGCAAATCAGCGGATCTTAGTTGTGTCCAGGTATAAGCGTTCCGTTCCAGAAGCTGGTTCGCGGCGCGTAAAACATGGATACAGGTCCCGGCGACGAATTCGATGCTATCGTCCTGAGTAATGAAAACAAAATCGCTCGAAAAGTTGCGAGGTTTCGCAGCAACATCCTCCTCGGATGTCGGTTTTGAGTTAAAGTTATGAAGATACATCAGAGCGTATTCTTTCCCTTTCTCAGACAGGCACCGCCACCAAGATGATGGATGGGCCTCTCACATGACATTCCGAATTGACGTCTCTACCGCGTGAAGAAACGACCCTGCCGAAGAGCTTGCTGAAAGCAAGACGAAGCTGTCTTGCGCGTCCCGCACAACCATCACGCCCAGGTGCTCCATAACAGTGCGCGCAACATGTCCTTCTGCAAAAACATCTGCATGCAAATCAATCGGGCAAATCCGCTCCAGCGCGTGCCGGCTCGACGCGCCGGACAGATGGAGCGCCGTCCATACATCGGTCTGGTCGGTCACATACACCGCGGCTTTGACCCGCTTGGCAACAATAGCCGCGGCGTCGGGCTGGTCATGCGTGAACACGACGAATGCCTGGTCCTGTGCCATCCGCAACAGCCGGGCGTTGCCGTCTTTTGAAATCGCAGAGTGACCGACCTCGGGCACATCTACTCCATATCCGGTTTTAATTGCCTTGAGTGCTTTGGCTTCATCGCCAAGCGGCAACGCAATAGAGACCAACGCAAAATCCGCAGGTGAAACGAGGCGTACGTTGCCGAAGGTTTCATCATAGCCAGCAAGAGGCGGTTCAGCGATCAGCTTATACTCAGCCACGAAGAC
This DNA window, taken from Roseovarius sp. S88, encodes the following:
- a CDS encoding GlxA family transcriptional regulator, whose translation is MYLHNFNSKPTSEEDVAAKPRNFSSDFVFITQDDSIEFVAGTCIHVLRAANQLLERNAYTWTQLRSADLPGNGSPICGPDQTLVLIGGSDQAWTPNAEQLRILRSAIRSALRVCVVGSAVFVPLAAGVLGAKRLAVHSAFQTGVSEMNCSIEMHPGSTCHHKSLSSATGPAAAMRMMVELVGSRDGEIAAMALSRDLGLSESEASCGTGEHLRFQRMSQGDEVIQEALQMMEDHLEDTLSVAQIAEVIGVSPRKLERSFGDRLGRSPLKVYRDLRLHRAHNLLAQTAMPLSEVSVACGFSNVTLMKRWFHQKYGELPCDVRRQAFCGAEHA
- a CDS encoding sarcosine oxidase subunit gamma; translated protein: MAEYKLIAEPPLAGYDETFGNVRLVSPADFALVSIALPLGDEAKALKAIKTGYGVDVPEVGHSAISKDGNARLLRMAQDQAFVVFTHDQPDAAAIVAKRVKAAVYVTDQTDVWTALHLSGASSRHALERICPIDLHADVFAEGHVARTVMEHLGVMVVRDAQDSFVLLSASSSAGSFLHAVETSIRNVM